In Chrysemys picta bellii isolate R12L10 chromosome 3, ASM1138683v2, whole genome shotgun sequence, a single genomic region encodes these proteins:
- the HECA gene encoding headcase protein homolog isoform X3 — translation MPNQKSSKGKKNKRANSSGDEQENGALALAAAAGAAMGAAAAAVGAAGGSGGAAAAAATAGGGGGGGAVAAAGAGPSDSKSEAPCATPLICSFGRPVDLEKDDYQKVVCNNEHCPYSTWMHLQCFYEWESSILVQFNCIGRARSWNEKQCRQNMWTKKGYDLAFRFCSCRCGQGHLKKDTDWYQVKRMQDEKKKKSVSEKSTGRSMAESVEDAKKCRPVNKPQKGLNHDIQRRHSMDRQNSQEKGIVSGSYAVRSPCGSPGQSPPTGYSILAPAHFSGPRSSRYLGEFLKNAIHLEPHKKNMTGGGMFRNAHFDYGASGLQMHRSGHFDAPVQFLRRLDLSELLTHIPRHKLNTFHVRMEDDAQMGQGEDLRKFILAALSASHRNVVNCALCHRALPVFEQFPLVDGTLFLSPSRHDEIEYDVPCHLQGRLMHLYAVCVDCLEGVHKIICIKCKSRWDGSWHQLGTMYTYDILAASPCCQVEN, via the exons ATGCCGAACCAGAAGAGCAGCAAGGGCAAGAAGAACAAGCGCGCTAACAGCAGCGGGGACGAGCAGGAAAatggagccctggccctggcggcggcggcgggcgcAGCGATGGGAGCGGCGGCCGCCGCGGTCGGGGCGGCTGGAGGATCGGGAGGAGCAGCGGCCGCGGCGGCGACGGCCGGAGGCGGTGGCGGCGGCGGAGCGGTGGCTGCAGCCGGCGCGGGTCCCAGCGACAGCAAGAGCG AAGCACCTTGTGCTACTCCACTGATCTGTAGCTTTGGAAGGCCTGTTGATCTAGAAAAAGATGACTACCAGAAGGTTGTATGCAACAATGAACATTGTCCCTACAGCACCTGGATGCACCTTCAATGTTTTTATGAATGGGAAAGCAGCATTCTTGTTCAGTTTAACTGCATTGGCAGAGCAAGGAGTTGGAACGAAAAGCAATGTCGTCAAAACATGTGGACAAAAAAGGGATATGATCTTGCTTTTCGCTTTTGCTCCTGCCGATGTGGGCAGGGTCACTTAAAGAAAGACACAGACTGGTACCAAGTGAAGCGAATGCAGgatgagaagaagaaaaagtcGGTGTCAGAGAAGAGCACAGGCAGGTCCATGGCAGAATCTGTGGAAGATGCTAAAAAGTGCAGGCCTGTCAACAAGCCACAAAAAGGTTTAAATCATGATATCCAGCGAAGGCATTCGATGGACAGGCAGAACTCTCAAGAGAAAGGCATAGTTAGTGGGAGCTATGCAGTTCGTTCTCCCTGTGGCTCTCCTGGCCAGTCCCCTCCTACAGGCTACTCTATTCTTGCCCCTGCACATTTTAGTGGCCCTCGTTCGTCACGTTATTTAGGagaatttttaaagaatgccATTCACTTAGAACCTCATAAAAAGAACATGACTGGTGGTGGCATGTTCAGGAATGCCCATTTTGATTATGGGGCATCTGGATTGCAAATGCATAGATCAGGACATTTTGATGCCCCTGTGCAATTTTTAAGAAGGCTTGACCTATCTGAGCTACTTACTCATATACCCAGGCATAAATTGAATACTTTCCATGTGCGGATGGAAGATGATGCCCAAATGGGTCAAGGGGAGGACCTACGGAAATTTATTCTTGCAGCACTTAGTGCCAGCCACAGGAATGTTGTAAACTGTGCGCTGTGCCACAGGGCACTGCCCGTATTTGAACAGTTTCCGCTAGTGGATGGAACCCTGTTTCTTAGTCCATCGAGACACGATGAAATTGAATATGATGTTCCCTGTCACCTTCAAG GAAGGCTTATGCACCTCTATGCTGTTTGTGTCGACTGCTTAGAAGGAGTTCACAAAATTATCTGCATTAAGTGCAAGTCCCGATGGGATGGAAGCTGGCATCAACTGGGAACCATGTATACCTATGATATTCTGGCAGCCTCTCCCTGTTGTCAG
- the HECA gene encoding headcase protein homolog isoform X4, translated as MPNQKSSKGKKNKRANSSGDEQENGALALAAAAGAAMGAAAAAVGAAGGSGGAAAAAATAGGGGGGGAVAAAGAGPSDSKSEAPCATPLICSFGRPVDLEKDDYQKVVCNNEHCPYSTWMHLQCFYEWESSILVQFNCIGRARSWNEKQCRQNMWTKKGYDLAFRFCSCRCGQGHLKKDTDWYQVKRMQDEKKKKSVSEKSTGRSMAESVEDAKKCRPVNKPQKGLNHDIQRRHSMDRQNSQEKGIVSGSYAVRSPCGSPGQSPPTGYSILAPAHFSGPRSSRYLGEFLKNAIHLEPHKKNMTGGGMFRNAHFDYGASGLQMHRSGHFDAPVQFLRRLDLSELLTHIPRHKLNTFHVRMEDDAQMGQGEDLRKFILAALSASHRNVVNCALCHRALPVFEQFPLVDGTLFLSPSRHDEIEYDVPCHLQGRLMHLYAVCVDCLEGVHKIICIKCKSRWDGSWHQLGTMYTYDILAASPCCQV; from the exons ATGCCGAACCAGAAGAGCAGCAAGGGCAAGAAGAACAAGCGCGCTAACAGCAGCGGGGACGAGCAGGAAAatggagccctggccctggcggcggcggcgggcgcAGCGATGGGAGCGGCGGCCGCCGCGGTCGGGGCGGCTGGAGGATCGGGAGGAGCAGCGGCCGCGGCGGCGACGGCCGGAGGCGGTGGCGGCGGCGGAGCGGTGGCTGCAGCCGGCGCGGGTCCCAGCGACAGCAAGAGCG AAGCACCTTGTGCTACTCCACTGATCTGTAGCTTTGGAAGGCCTGTTGATCTAGAAAAAGATGACTACCAGAAGGTTGTATGCAACAATGAACATTGTCCCTACAGCACCTGGATGCACCTTCAATGTTTTTATGAATGGGAAAGCAGCATTCTTGTTCAGTTTAACTGCATTGGCAGAGCAAGGAGTTGGAACGAAAAGCAATGTCGTCAAAACATGTGGACAAAAAAGGGATATGATCTTGCTTTTCGCTTTTGCTCCTGCCGATGTGGGCAGGGTCACTTAAAGAAAGACACAGACTGGTACCAAGTGAAGCGAATGCAGgatgagaagaagaaaaagtcGGTGTCAGAGAAGAGCACAGGCAGGTCCATGGCAGAATCTGTGGAAGATGCTAAAAAGTGCAGGCCTGTCAACAAGCCACAAAAAGGTTTAAATCATGATATCCAGCGAAGGCATTCGATGGACAGGCAGAACTCTCAAGAGAAAGGCATAGTTAGTGGGAGCTATGCAGTTCGTTCTCCCTGTGGCTCTCCTGGCCAGTCCCCTCCTACAGGCTACTCTATTCTTGCCCCTGCACATTTTAGTGGCCCTCGTTCGTCACGTTATTTAGGagaatttttaaagaatgccATTCACTTAGAACCTCATAAAAAGAACATGACTGGTGGTGGCATGTTCAGGAATGCCCATTTTGATTATGGGGCATCTGGATTGCAAATGCATAGATCAGGACATTTTGATGCCCCTGTGCAATTTTTAAGAAGGCTTGACCTATCTGAGCTACTTACTCATATACCCAGGCATAAATTGAATACTTTCCATGTGCGGATGGAAGATGATGCCCAAATGGGTCAAGGGGAGGACCTACGGAAATTTATTCTTGCAGCACTTAGTGCCAGCCACAGGAATGTTGTAAACTGTGCGCTGTGCCACAGGGCACTGCCCGTATTTGAACAGTTTCCGCTAGTGGATGGAACCCTGTTTCTTAGTCCATCGAGACACGATGAAATTGAATATGATGTTCCCTGTCACCTTCAAG GAAGGCTTATGCACCTCTATGCTGTTTGTGTCGACTGCTTAGAAGGAGTTCACAAAATTATCTGCATTAAGTGCAAGTCCCGATGGGATGGAAGCTGGCATCAACTGGGAACCATGTATACCTATGATATTCTGGCAGCCTCTCCCTGTTGTCAG
- the HECA gene encoding headcase protein homolog isoform X2 codes for MPNQKSSKGKKNKRANSSGDEQENGALALAAAAGAAMGAAAAAVGAAGGSGGAAAAAATAGGGGGGGAVAAAGAGPSDSKSEAPCATPLICSFGRPVDLEKDDYQKVVCNNEHCPYSTWMHLQCFYEWESSILVQFNCIGRARSWNEKQCRQNMWTKKGYDLAFRFCSCRCGQGHLKKDTDWYQVKRMQDEKKKKSVSEKSTGRSMAESVEDAKKCRPVNKPQKGLNHDIQRRHSMDRQNSQEKGIVSGSYAVRSPCGSPGQSPPTGYSILAPAHFSGPRSSRYLGEFLKNAIHLEPHKKNMTGGGMFRNAHFDYGASGLQMHRSGHFDAPVQFLRRLDLSELLTHIPRHKLNTFHVRMEDDAQMGQGEDLRKFILAALSASHRNVVNCALCHRALPVFEQFPLVDGTLFLSPSRHDEIEYDVPCHLQGRLMHLYAVCVDCLEGVHKIICIKCKSRWDGSWHQLGTMYTYDILAASPCCQARLNCKHCGKPVIDVRIGMQYFSEYSNVQQCPHCGNLDYHFVKPFSSFKVLEAY; via the exons ATGCCGAACCAGAAGAGCAGCAAGGGCAAGAAGAACAAGCGCGCTAACAGCAGCGGGGACGAGCAGGAAAatggagccctggccctggcggcggcggcgggcgcAGCGATGGGAGCGGCGGCCGCCGCGGTCGGGGCGGCTGGAGGATCGGGAGGAGCAGCGGCCGCGGCGGCGACGGCCGGAGGCGGTGGCGGCGGCGGAGCGGTGGCTGCAGCCGGCGCGGGTCCCAGCGACAGCAAGAGCG AAGCACCTTGTGCTACTCCACTGATCTGTAGCTTTGGAAGGCCTGTTGATCTAGAAAAAGATGACTACCAGAAGGTTGTATGCAACAATGAACATTGTCCCTACAGCACCTGGATGCACCTTCAATGTTTTTATGAATGGGAAAGCAGCATTCTTGTTCAGTTTAACTGCATTGGCAGAGCAAGGAGTTGGAACGAAAAGCAATGTCGTCAAAACATGTGGACAAAAAAGGGATATGATCTTGCTTTTCGCTTTTGCTCCTGCCGATGTGGGCAGGGTCACTTAAAGAAAGACACAGACTGGTACCAAGTGAAGCGAATGCAGgatgagaagaagaaaaagtcGGTGTCAGAGAAGAGCACAGGCAGGTCCATGGCAGAATCTGTGGAAGATGCTAAAAAGTGCAGGCCTGTCAACAAGCCACAAAAAGGTTTAAATCATGATATCCAGCGAAGGCATTCGATGGACAGGCAGAACTCTCAAGAGAAAGGCATAGTTAGTGGGAGCTATGCAGTTCGTTCTCCCTGTGGCTCTCCTGGCCAGTCCCCTCCTACAGGCTACTCTATTCTTGCCCCTGCACATTTTAGTGGCCCTCGTTCGTCACGTTATTTAGGagaatttttaaagaatgccATTCACTTAGAACCTCATAAAAAGAACATGACTGGTGGTGGCATGTTCAGGAATGCCCATTTTGATTATGGGGCATCTGGATTGCAAATGCATAGATCAGGACATTTTGATGCCCCTGTGCAATTTTTAAGAAGGCTTGACCTATCTGAGCTACTTACTCATATACCCAGGCATAAATTGAATACTTTCCATGTGCGGATGGAAGATGATGCCCAAATGGGTCAAGGGGAGGACCTACGGAAATTTATTCTTGCAGCACTTAGTGCCAGCCACAGGAATGTTGTAAACTGTGCGCTGTGCCACAGGGCACTGCCCGTATTTGAACAGTTTCCGCTAGTGGATGGAACCCTGTTTCTTAGTCCATCGAGACACGATGAAATTGAATATGATGTTCCCTGTCACCTTCAAG GAAGGCTTATGCACCTCTATGCTGTTTGTGTCGACTGCTTAGAAGGAGTTCACAAAATTATCTGCATTAAGTGCAAGTCCCGATGGGATGGAAGCTGGCATCAACTGGGAACCATGTATACCTATGATATTCTGGCAGCCTCTCCCTGTTGTCAG GCTCGACTGAACTGTAAGCACTGTGGAAAGCCAGTAATAGATGTACGGATTGGGATGCAGTATTTCTCTGAATACAGCAACGTCCAGCAGTGCCCGCACTGTGGAAATCTAGACTACCACTTTGTGAAGCCATTCTCTTCATTTAAAGTTCTGGAGGCTTATTGA